From the genome of uncultured Cohaesibacter sp., one region includes:
- a CDS encoding ATP-binding protein: MTDKPRSSNPKDVPYQLMLSALPHPIVMIDRDGYVVAANDMAEFFFQTSAAVLAKQKLTTLLPFGSPVLALVDQARERLAPVNEYRVDISNPRIGVDKVVDVYAAPVQDRTGAVTLMLQERSIADKMDRQLTHRDAARSVTGLAAMLGHEVKNPLSGIRGAAQLLESSVSDDDRALTRLITEETDRIVRLIDRMEIFSDQRPVEHEAVNIHVVLDRVKKLSQAEFGDRIRFVEQYDPSLPFVHANQDQLVQIFLNLVKNAAEAVLEVPDPEIVLSTAFRPGIRIKVPGTTEKTSLPLEICVKDNGPGIPTEIEDCLFDPFVTSKTNGSGLGLALVAKLIGDHGGVIEYDGTGRQTIFRVMLPPSDMEL; the protein is encoded by the coding sequence ATGACTGACAAGCCAAGAAGCAGCAATCCCAAGGATGTACCCTATCAATTGATGTTGAGTGCTCTGCCGCATCCGATCGTCATGATTGACCGGGATGGCTATGTGGTTGCTGCCAACGATATGGCGGAGTTCTTCTTTCAGACCAGTGCGGCCGTTCTGGCCAAGCAGAAGCTCACGACCCTGTTGCCGTTCGGCAGTCCTGTTCTGGCGCTGGTCGATCAGGCTCGCGAGCGGCTGGCGCCGGTGAATGAGTATCGGGTCGATATCTCGAACCCGCGCATCGGCGTCGACAAGGTGGTCGATGTCTATGCCGCTCCGGTGCAAGACCGGACCGGTGCCGTAACCCTGATGCTGCAGGAGCGCTCGATTGCCGACAAGATGGACAGGCAGTTGACGCATCGCGATGCGGCGCGCTCCGTCACCGGGCTTGCTGCCATGCTCGGCCATGAGGTCAAGAACCCGCTCTCGGGCATTCGTGGGGCGGCGCAGCTGCTTGAAAGCTCTGTCTCCGACGATGACCGTGCCCTTACGCGCCTGATCACTGAGGAGACCGACCGGATTGTCCGGCTCATCGACCGGATGGAGATCTTTTCCGATCAGCGACCGGTGGAACATGAGGCCGTCAATATTCATGTGGTCCTCGATCGGGTGAAGAAACTGTCTCAGGCTGAATTCGGTGACCGGATCCGCTTTGTCGAGCAGTATGATCCGTCGCTGCCGTTTGTTCATGCCAATCAGGATCAACTGGTGCAGATTTTCCTCAATCTGGTCAAGAACGCGGCCGAAGCCGTGCTCGAGGTGCCGGATCCGGAGATTGTGCTGTCGACCGCATTCCGTCCGGGTATCCGCATCAAAGTGCCCGGCACAACCGAAAAGACGTCCCTGCCGCTCGAGATCTGCGTCAAGGACAATGGGCCGGGCATTCCCACGGAAATTGAAGATTGTCTGTTCGACCCCTTTGTAACCTCCAAAACGAACGGTTCCGGATTGGGACTGGCTCTGGTCGCCAAGCTCATTGGCGATCATGGGGGAGTGATCGAGTATGACGGTACGGGCCGTCAAACCATTTTCCGAGTCATGCTGCCCCCCAGCGACATGGAACTATAA
- the ntrC gene encoding nitrogen regulation protein NR(I) codes for MTKGTILLADDDTAIRTVLNQALSRAGYTVRLTSNATTLWSWISQGEGDLVITDVVMPDENIFDVLPRIKKARPHLPVIVMSAQNTFMTAIKASERGAYEYLPKPFDLKELINIAGRALSEPRPSLQATEDDGMDIPLIGRSAAMQDIYRMLARLMQNDLTVMVTGESGTGKELVARALHDYGKRRKGPFVAINMAAIPKDLIESELFGHEKGSFTGAHGRSAGKFEMAEGGTLFLDEIGDMPMEAQTRLLRVLQQGEYTTVGGRTPIKTNVRIIAATNKDLQSLIHQGLFREDLFFRLNVVPMRLPPLRERAEDIKDLARHFFAIGEREGLPVKTIQPEALDVMLRYRWPGNVRELENLVRRLAALYPQETITAVQIENELNQISLTTDVQPEQKVQNLAAAMESYLEQLFKEFGDSLPPPGLYHRLLREIEYPLICTSLAATKGNQIKTAELLGLNRNTLRKKIKDLDIQVVRGA; via the coding sequence ATGACCAAAGGGACAATCCTGCTGGCTGATGATGATACCGCGATCCGCACCGTGCTCAATCAGGCGCTGTCTCGCGCCGGTTATACGGTTCGCTTGACATCCAATGCGACCACGCTGTGGAGCTGGATTTCACAAGGCGAAGGCGACCTTGTGATCACTGATGTTGTGATGCCGGACGAGAATATCTTTGATGTTCTGCCGCGTATCAAGAAAGCCAGACCTCATTTGCCTGTCATCGTGATGAGCGCGCAAAATACGTTCATGACGGCGATCAAGGCGTCCGAACGAGGGGCCTACGAATATCTGCCCAAGCCGTTCGATCTGAAGGAATTGATCAACATTGCCGGTCGTGCCCTGTCAGAGCCGCGCCCCAGCCTTCAAGCCACTGAAGATGATGGCATGGACATCCCGCTGATTGGTCGCTCTGCCGCGATGCAGGACATCTACCGGATGCTGGCTCGCCTGATGCAGAATGACCTCACGGTGATGGTTACGGGGGAAAGCGGCACCGGCAAGGAGCTTGTCGCGCGGGCGCTGCATGATTATGGTAAGCGCCGCAAAGGGCCGTTCGTTGCCATCAACATGGCCGCCATCCCGAAAGACCTCATCGAGTCCGAACTGTTCGGGCATGAGAAGGGGTCCTTCACTGGCGCACATGGCCGCTCGGCAGGCAAGTTCGAGATGGCCGAGGGCGGTACGTTGTTCCTTGACGAGATCGGCGATATGCCGATGGAGGCGCAGACCCGTCTTTTGCGCGTCTTGCAGCAGGGCGAATATACCACCGTTGGCGGTCGTACTCCGATCAAGACCAATGTGCGCATCATCGCGGCGACCAACAAGGATCTGCAGTCGCTGATCCATCAGGGCCTGTTCCGCGAGGATCTGTTCTTCCGGCTCAACGTTGTTCCCATGCGTCTGCCGCCCTTGCGCGAACGTGCCGAGGACATCAAGGATCTGGCGCGGCATTTCTTTGCTATCGGTGAACGCGAGGGCCTGCCGGTCAAGACGATCCAGCCCGAGGCGCTCGACGTGATGCTGAGATATCGCTGGCCGGGGAACGTGCGTGAGCTGGAAAACCTCGTTCGCCGACTCGCAGCGCTCTATCCGCAGGAAACGATCACGGCGGTTCAGATTGAGAATGAACTCAATCAGATCAGTCTGACGACGGACGTACAGCCCGAACAGAAAGTGCAGAACCTAGCCGCGGCGATGGAATCCTATCTGGAACAGCTGTTCAAGGAGTTTGGCGACAGCCTTCCACCTCCTGGACTTTACCACAGACTGCTGCGCGAGATCGAATATCCCCTGATTTGCACCTCTCTGGCGGCAACAAAAGGCAACCAGATCAAGACTGCCGAACTTCTGGGCTTGAACAGGAACACCTTGCGCAAGAAGATAAAAGATCTGGATATTCAGGTGGTTAGAGGCGCCTGA
- the dusB gene encoding tRNA dihydrouridine synthase DusB has translation MKLNPLHKAASSLAIGSVTVPNGVFLAPMSGITDVPFRMLARRFGAGLVVSEMVASKAFAVGKEEMRLRAEGQGMDIHAVQLAGNQPDWMAEAARLCEGAGASIIDINMGCPAKKVISGYSGSALMRDLDQALRLIDAVVDAVSVPVTVKMRLGWDDTSHNAAELSRRAEQSGVALVTVHGRTRNQFYKGTADWSAIRAVKNAVSIPVIANGDVLNETDGLDILNQSGADGLMIGRGAYGRPWLPGQIAHYLATSERQEEPQGDALLALMLEHYDEMIDYYPDVVGVRCARKHLGWYMDHHIDQTGYYSSELAGLKKEILTANEPGQVRAGLRDFFDLAAARQVA, from the coding sequence ATGAAGCTCAACCCCCTGCATAAGGCAGCGTCCAGCCTAGCGATCGGATCGGTGACGGTTCCCAATGGCGTCTTTCTGGCGCCCATGTCCGGGATCACCGATGTTCCGTTCCGTATGCTTGCACGCCGATTCGGGGCGGGGCTGGTCGTTTCCGAGATGGTGGCCAGCAAGGCTTTCGCCGTCGGCAAGGAAGAGATGCGTCTCAGAGCCGAGGGACAGGGTATGGACATACACGCTGTTCAGCTCGCTGGCAACCAGCCAGATTGGATGGCCGAAGCGGCGCGTTTGTGTGAAGGGGCAGGGGCCTCGATCATCGACATCAATATGGGATGCCCCGCCAAGAAGGTTATCTCGGGCTATTCGGGCTCGGCGCTGATGCGCGATCTCGATCAGGCCCTGCGTCTGATTGATGCGGTGGTAGACGCGGTCTCCGTTCCCGTAACCGTCAAGATGCGGCTCGGATGGGACGATACCTCGCACAATGCTGCCGAGCTGTCACGACGGGCCGAGCAGAGCGGGGTTGCTCTGGTCACCGTTCATGGCCGGACGCGAAACCAGTTTTACAAGGGAACCGCCGACTGGAGTGCGATCCGGGCGGTGAAGAACGCCGTTTCCATTCCTGTGATTGCCAACGGGGATGTGCTGAATGAAACGGACGGGCTCGATATTCTCAACCAGTCCGGTGCGGATGGCTTGATGATCGGGCGTGGAGCTTATGGAAGGCCTTGGTTGCCGGGGCAGATTGCCCATTATCTGGCAACAAGTGAACGACAAGAGGAGCCGCAGGGAGATGCATTGCTGGCCCTGATGCTCGAGCATTATGACGAAATGATTGACTATTATCCGGATGTTGTCGGCGTGCGATGCGCTCGCAAACATCTGGGCTGGTATATGGACCATCACATTGATCAGACCGGCTATTACTCCTCCGAGTTGGCCGGTTTGAAAAAAGAAATACTGACCGCAAATGAACCGGGCCAGGTTCGCGCTGGGTTGCGCGACTTTTTCGATTTAGCTGCGGCAAGGCAGGTAGCATGA
- the hfq gene encoding RNA chaperone Hfq: protein MSSLRARSDETNDNNKAGLMAERAQNLQDTFLNHVRKTKTPLTIFLVNGVKLQGVVTWFDNFCVLLRRDGHSQLVYKHAISTIMPNGPLSLFEAGENGEKAEG, encoded by the coding sequence ATGAGCTCTCTCAGGGCAAGATCAGACGAGACAAACGACAACAATAAGGCAGGACTTATGGCAGAAAGAGCCCAGAACCTCCAGGATACCTTCCTCAATCACGTTCGCAAAACCAAGACGCCGCTGACTATCTTTCTGGTCAATGGGGTGAAGTTGCAAGGTGTCGTAACCTGGTTTGACAATTTTTGCGTACTTTTGCGGCGCGACGGGCATTCCCAGCTCGTCTACAAGCATGCGATTTCCACCATTATGCCAAATGGGCCATTGTCGCTTTTCGAAGCGGGAGAGAATGGCGAGAAGGCAGAGGGCTGA
- a CDS encoding sigma-54 dependent transcriptional regulator: protein MSADILVVDDEVDIRELVAGLLEDEGYDTRMASHSDEALELIEQRRPSLIFLDIWLQGSRLDGLALLAVIKQKHPELPVVMISGHGGVETAVAAIKRGAYDFIEKPFKADRLILVAERALEASTLKRQVKDLQSRSGETNQLIGSSSAMNNLRQLVQRIAQTNSRVLISGPSGCGKELVARCIHQVSHRSSSPFVAFSAIQFADTDLEIGLFGTEADGTSPRKIGALEEAHNGTLYLEEISDLPIDIQSKLTRVLTSNKFVRVGGQKPVQVDVRVVSSTSRNMESLVEEGVFREDLFHRLNVVPLAVPPLADRREDIPELVLHFMELLSSTAGLPSRRIGEDAMAILQAHNWPGNIRQLKNNIERLLILTKGDEDAIITADLLPSEVGETAPSVPGSGEASEQIMSLPLKKAREVFEREYLKAQIARFGGNVSRTAEFVGMERSALHRKLKSLGVV, encoded by the coding sequence ATGTCAGCGGATATTCTTGTTGTTGACGATGAAGTTGATATTCGTGAACTTGTCGCAGGACTTCTGGAAGACGAGGGCTATGACACACGCATGGCCTCGCACAGTGATGAAGCGCTGGAACTCATCGAGCAGCGGCGGCCGTCGCTGATCTTTCTGGATATCTGGCTGCAGGGATCCCGCCTTGATGGCCTGGCGCTCTTGGCGGTGATCAAGCAGAAGCATCCCGAATTGCCGGTGGTGATGATCTCTGGCCATGGTGGTGTCGAAACCGCGGTCGCCGCGATCAAGCGCGGAGCTTATGATTTCATCGAAAAGCCCTTCAAGGCGGACCGGCTGATCCTTGTTGCTGAGCGTGCGCTGGAAGCCTCGACGCTCAAGCGGCAGGTCAAGGATCTGCAGTCCCGCAGTGGCGAGACCAACCAGTTGATCGGCTCCTCAAGTGCGATGAACAATTTGCGCCAACTGGTGCAAAGGATTGCCCAGACCAACAGCCGGGTGCTGATTTCGGGGCCATCCGGCTGTGGCAAGGAGCTGGTTGCCCGCTGTATCCATCAGGTTTCGCATCGCTCGTCTTCTCCCTTCGTGGCTTTCTCTGCCATCCAGTTTGCTGACACGGATCTGGAGATTGGCCTGTTTGGCACTGAGGCCGACGGGACCTCTCCGCGCAAGATCGGAGCCCTTGAAGAGGCGCACAATGGCACGCTCTATCTGGAAGAGATTTCAGACCTGCCTATCGATATTCAGAGCAAGCTGACGCGCGTTCTGACCAGCAACAAGTTTGTTCGGGTTGGTGGCCAGAAGCCGGTTCAGGTTGATGTACGTGTGGTGTCGTCCACCTCGCGCAACATGGAAAGCCTCGTTGAGGAAGGGGTCTTCCGGGAAGATCTGTTTCATAGACTCAATGTGGTGCCGCTTGCTGTGCCGCCCCTTGCTGATCGTCGCGAGGATATTCCCGAGCTGGTGCTGCACTTCATGGAGCTTTTGTCCAGCACGGCGGGGCTACCGTCGCGCAGGATTGGTGAGGATGCCATGGCCATTCTTCAGGCGCACAACTGGCCCGGCAACATTCGTCAGCTCAAGAACAACATCGAGCGCCTCCTGATCCTGACCAAGGGTGACGAGGATGCCATCATCACGGCGGACTTGTTGCCGAGCGAAGTGGGGGAAACCGCCCCGAGCGTTCCGGGCAGCGGAGAGGCCAGCGAGCAGATCATGTCCCTGCCGCTCAAGAAGGCGAGGGAAGTGTTCGAGAGGGAATATCTCAAGGCGCAGATCGCCCGCTTCGGCGGCAATGTGTCCCGTACGGCGGAATTTGTGGGCATGGAGCGATCGGCCCTTCATCGCAAGCTCAAGAGCCTTGGCGTCGTGTAA
- a CDS encoding PAS domain-containing sensor histidine kinase produces the protein MTDSSETDFDFKRSGRAVRQTSPLSEGLPGVTDRQGPHLRLRVIGLATVILALVSGIATFVILLGLTSIAPTDDVIQIAMIVNGTILVALALVIGWEASSIILARHKGKAGARLHIKVMGLFALVATVPTVLVAIFASITLDRGLDRWFSSRTMAIINSSQTVASAYTKEHARVLRNELLGIGAALNDAEPYFLLAEDRFRAIFARQTRIRGIPAAFIVSGDGQEMMASPSRLDQPLPRMPSKELLERARSEPELIALGDSNLVAGILRLDEFSDAYLFVVRVIDPVVSNFLRMTSENVQEYQAFFDSRSNIQAAFAMLYIGAGLIVLLSTTWFAIGFANTLVAPIRRLIGAAERVRHGDLFVRLPSEVGSSDFSNLNKTFNTMTTELRSQRDELILARDTMDARRRFTEAMLEGVSAGVLGIDELGQITLANPSAQKLLNMRERELLGKELTSVLPEIADLFETAEHSSGAHAEEQISVVRSGIELALRARITFESGDDDVHSYVVTLDDVTDLVSAQRSAAWADVARRIAHEIKNPLTPIQLSAERLRRRYGKKVAEEDRKVFDQCVNTIVRQVGDIGRMVDEFSSFARMPKPVFEPGDFSEVIKQSVFLIEVANHDVTFETDIPEEMPGSFDHRLLSQAMANIVKNATEAIAGREGLEDRKDEPGKVLVQATMEEESYCVRVVDNGIGFPVNNRQRLLEPYMTTREKGTGLGLAIVRKILHEHGGSIQLRDASEVSDFDHGACIEVRILKNAEASPEGANGEGEGNHNSGLSLEGLRKSGSE, from the coding sequence GTGACAGACAGTTCCGAAACGGATTTCGACTTCAAACGAAGCGGCAGAGCTGTGCGACAGACGTCGCCGCTGTCCGAGGGACTGCCCGGTGTTACGGACCGGCAAGGGCCTCATTTGAGGCTGCGCGTGATCGGTCTTGCGACAGTCATTCTCGCGCTCGTTTCCGGTATCGCGACCTTTGTCATTCTTCTTGGCCTGACTTCCATCGCTCCCACCGACGATGTCATCCAGATCGCGATGATTGTCAACGGCACCATTCTGGTCGCCTTGGCGCTGGTCATTGGCTGGGAAGCCAGCTCGATCATCCTCGCCCGCCACAAGGGCAAGGCGGGGGCACGGCTGCACATCAAGGTGATGGGGCTGTTCGCGCTCGTCGCGACCGTGCCGACCGTGCTGGTGGCGATCTTTGCCTCAATCACACTGGACCGTGGTCTTGATCGCTGGTTCTCCTCGCGCACGATGGCCATCATCAACAGCTCGCAGACCGTGGCATCGGCCTACACCAAGGAACACGCCCGGGTTCTGCGCAATGAATTGCTGGGCATCGGGGCGGCACTGAACGATGCTGAACCCTATTTTCTGCTTGCTGAGGACCGGTTCCGCGCCATTTTTGCGCGTCAGACCCGAATCCGCGGCATTCCTGCGGCCTTCATTGTCAGCGGTGATGGGCAGGAGATGATGGCGAGCCCCAGCCGTCTTGATCAGCCGCTGCCTCGCATGCCGTCAAAGGAGCTTTTGGAGCGGGCGCGAAGTGAGCCCGAACTGATCGCTCTTGGTGATTCCAACCTTGTGGCCGGCATCTTGCGGCTTGACGAATTCAGCGACGCCTATCTGTTCGTGGTGCGGGTTATCGACCCTGTGGTTTCGAACTTCCTGCGCATGACATCTGAAAACGTTCAGGAGTATCAGGCCTTCTTTGATAGCCGGTCGAACATTCAGGCCGCCTTTGCCATGCTCTATATTGGGGCGGGGCTGATTGTTCTGCTGTCAACGACGTGGTTTGCCATTGGTTTTGCCAACACGCTGGTTGCTCCTATCCGGCGGCTGATCGGTGCGGCAGAACGGGTGCGGCACGGTGATCTTTTCGTGCGCCTGCCGTCCGAGGTGGGGTCCTCGGACTTCTCCAACCTCAACAAGACCTTCAACACCATGACCACGGAGCTTCGCTCGCAGCGCGATGAACTGATTCTGGCCCGCGACACGATGGATGCTCGCCGCCGCTTTACCGAGGCGATGCTTGAGGGCGTGAGTGCCGGCGTTCTCGGGATTGACGAGTTGGGTCAGATTACCCTTGCCAACCCGTCTGCGCAGAAGCTTCTGAACATGCGCGAGCGGGAACTGCTGGGCAAGGAACTCACCTCCGTGCTGCCAGAGATAGCTGATCTGTTCGAAACTGCCGAGCATTCCAGCGGGGCGCATGCCGAGGAGCAGATTTCTGTTGTGCGCAGTGGTATCGAGCTTGCCTTGCGGGCGCGCATCACGTTCGAAAGTGGCGATGATGACGTGCATTCCTATGTGGTTACGCTCGATGATGTGACCGATCTGGTGTCGGCACAGCGTTCTGCCGCCTGGGCAGATGTTGCGCGGCGTATCGCGCACGAGATCAAAAACCCGCTGACACCGATCCAGCTTTCGGCTGAGCGCCTGCGCCGCCGCTATGGCAAAAAGGTTGCCGAGGAGGATCGCAAGGTCTTTGACCAGTGCGTGAACACCATCGTGCGTCAGGTGGGAGACATCGGTCGCATGGTCGATGAATTTTCCTCCTTTGCGCGGATGCCCAAGCCGGTGTTCGAGCCGGGGGATTTTTCGGAAGTCATCAAGCAGTCGGTGTTTCTGATTGAGGTCGCCAACCACGACGTTACGTTCGAGACCGATATTCCCGAAGAAATGCCAGGGTCCTTTGACCACAGGCTGCTGTCTCAGGCGATGGCAAACATCGTCAAGAATGCAACGGAAGCCATCGCGGGTCGGGAAGGGCTGGAAGATCGCAAAGACGAGCCGGGGAAAGTTCTGGTTCAGGCGACAATGGAAGAGGAAAGCTACTGTGTCCGGGTCGTCGACAATGGCATCGGTTTTCCGGTGAACAATCGCCAGCGTTTGCTGGAACCTTATATGACCACAAGAGAAAAAGGCACCGGGCTGGGGCTCGCCATCGTGCGCAAGATTTTGCACGAGCATGGCGGATCGATCCAGTTGCGTGATGCGTCTGAAGTGTCCGACTTCGACCATGGGGCCTGCATCGAGGTGCGGATCCTGAAAAACGCCGAAGCGTCTCCGGAAGGGGCAAATGGCGAGGGAGAGGGAAACCACAATTCAGGCCTGTCGCTCGAGGGTCTTCGAAAGTCAGGGAGTGAATGA
- the trkA gene encoding Trk system potassium transporter TrkA: MKVVICGAGQVGYGIARHLSSEQNDVTVIDSSPALVSAIRDTLDVRGYVGHGAHPDVLARAGADEADMIIAVTLYDEVNMVACQVAHSLFNVPTKVARVRAQSYLEKHWANLFSREHLPIDVVISPEVEVGEMVLSRMAMPGAEDTVRFADGEVLMIAVLCEEDCPVVDTPLRQLTDLFPDLQAVVVGIRRNSRLFVPHAEDQMLAGDLAYVVVDRQQVWRALSIFGHDEGQANRVVIAGGGNIGRYVAMAIEARRARTRAKVIELNRDRAIKIANDFKDTIVLQGSALDQDILKEADVRDADTLIALTNNDQVNILSCAMAKRLGCTRTMALLNDSHYPDLAHDLGIDSYVNPRSVTISKILQHVRRGRIRGVHAVEDGAAEGIEAEALETSPLVGRPLRSVEFPEGVRVGAIYRGKEVIMPNGDTQIEAGDRVILFALADRVKQVEMLFRVSFEFF; this comes from the coding sequence ATGAAAGTGGTGATTTGCGGTGCGGGTCAGGTCGGTTACGGTATCGCCCGGCATCTTTCCTCCGAGCAGAACGACGTTACGGTTATCGACAGTTCTCCTGCGCTGGTTTCCGCCATTCGCGACACGCTTGATGTGCGCGGCTACGTTGGCCATGGCGCTCATCCCGATGTGCTGGCGCGGGCAGGGGCCGATGAGGCGGACATGATCATCGCCGTCACGCTCTATGACGAGGTCAACATGGTTGCCTGTCAGGTGGCCCATTCGCTCTTCAACGTGCCAACCAAGGTGGCGAGGGTTCGCGCCCAGTCCTATCTGGAGAAGCATTGGGCGAACCTCTTCTCACGCGAGCATCTGCCCATCGATGTGGTGATTTCACCCGAGGTGGAAGTGGGCGAGATGGTGCTCTCGCGCATGGCGATGCCCGGCGCGGAGGATACCGTCCGCTTTGCCGATGGCGAAGTTCTGATGATCGCGGTTCTTTGCGAGGAAGATTGTCCTGTTGTCGACACACCCTTGCGTCAGCTGACAGATCTTTTCCCGGATCTGCAGGCGGTGGTTGTCGGGATCCGGCGGAACTCGAGGTTGTTCGTGCCCCATGCAGAAGATCAGATGCTAGCGGGGGACCTTGCTTATGTCGTTGTCGACCGGCAGCAGGTCTGGCGTGCGCTCAGCATCTTTGGTCATGACGAGGGGCAGGCCAACCGGGTCGTGATCGCAGGTGGCGGCAACATCGGGCGCTATGTGGCGATGGCCATTGAGGCTCGCCGGGCTCGTACGCGGGCCAAGGTCATCGAGCTCAATCGGGATCGGGCCATCAAGATCGCCAACGACTTCAAGGATACGATCGTGCTTCAAGGTAGTGCGCTCGATCAGGATATCCTGAAGGAAGCGGACGTTCGTGATGCGGATACGCTGATTGCGCTCACCAACAACGATCAGGTCAACATCCTTTCCTGCGCCATGGCCAAGCGACTTGGCTGCACGCGCACCATGGCGCTGCTCAACGATTCCCATTATCCCGATCTTGCCCACGATCTCGGCATCGATTCCTATGTGAACCCGCGGTCGGTGACAATCTCCAAAATCCTGCAGCATGTGCGGCGCGGGCGTATTCGCGGCGTTCATGCGGTTGAGGATGGGGCTGCCGAGGGGATCGAGGCCGAAGCGCTCGAAACCTCGCCGCTGGTCGGGCGGCCTTTGCGCAGTGTGGAGTTCCCCGAAGGGGTCCGTGTCGGGGCAATCTATCGGGGCAAGGAAGTCATCATGCCCAATGGCGACACCCAGATCGAGGCCGGCGACCGGGTCATCCTGTTTGCTCTTGCCGATCGCGTGAAACAGGTTGAAATGCTGTTCCGCGTGAGTTTCGAGTTCTTCTGA
- a CDS encoding potassium transporter TrkG: MTAILYFLSILLGALGGLMLPTALVAFSSGNAELAGGFLLVSGLTGFLSGGVYFALRGQKKELVNAQTFLLCVLAWFGLPVAAAFPFVLSGQLSGIDALFEATSGLTTTGSTIFLTLETVPRALIFWRSILQWFGGFLTLLSFLLVLAPSGVGGLPDHQTGITERNLGDESGRTFYVIRQVGAAYGVVTMGLAWLLIIAGLPPFDSLCIAFSTISTGGFMPVDGVLSVYDNRLAELFVAIGMLVGASSILWHRMAVRGKLQLSSEQGESYALLMIIGVLGLFYSLTLFRLAGSADVLSPLSALRQGFFAAASLVSTTGFELRHADVTVLPGILVICIALIGATPFSTAGGLKLYRIGAMVLQATREVGRLIYPHSIRGGRLGRTEYTIQLMKAIWASFLLSMILIAVVTGMVTYEIGHFDGGLIAAISNFSNIGPLYQSGWSQTGQWPPYAEMGLTIKYALIITMILGRIEIIVLFGAFNVNFWRR, encoded by the coding sequence ATGACCGCAATCCTCTATTTCCTGTCGATCCTGCTCGGTGCTTTGGGTGGCCTGATGCTCCCAACAGCGCTTGTGGCGTTCAGTTCGGGAAATGCGGAGCTGGCGGGCGGCTTTCTGCTCGTCTCGGGTCTTACCGGCTTTCTGTCTGGCGGGGTTTATTTCGCCTTGCGGGGGCAGAAGAAGGAACTGGTCAACGCACAGACCTTCTTGCTTTGCGTTCTGGCTTGGTTCGGCCTTCCGGTTGCTGCGGCCTTTCCGTTTGTTCTGTCGGGACAACTGTCCGGCATCGATGCCCTGTTTGAGGCCACTTCCGGGCTGACGACGACAGGTTCGACGATCTTCCTGACGCTCGAGACCGTGCCGCGTGCGCTCATTTTCTGGCGGTCGATCCTGCAATGGTTTGGCGGGTTTCTGACGCTGCTGAGCTTCCTGCTGGTTCTGGCTCCGAGCGGGGTTGGCGGCTTGCCCGATCATCAGACCGGCATCACGGAGCGCAACCTCGGCGATGAATCCGGCCGAACCTTTTATGTCATCCGCCAGGTGGGGGCGGCCTATGGGGTGGTGACCATGGGGCTGGCGTGGTTGTTGATCATCGCCGGGCTGCCACCGTTTGATTCCCTTTGTATCGCCTTCTCGACCATTTCGACGGGCGGGTTCATGCCGGTTGATGGGGTCCTGTCCGTCTATGACAACCGGCTGGCCGAACTGTTCGTGGCCATCGGCATGCTGGTTGGTGCTTCGAGCATTCTGTGGCACCGGATGGCGGTGCGGGGCAAGTTGCAACTGTCCTCCGAGCAGGGAGAGAGCTACGCGCTCTTGATGATCATCGGGGTTCTTGGGCTCTTCTATTCGCTTACCCTGTTCCGTCTGGCGGGGAGTGCCGATGTGCTTTCGCCGCTGTCCGCTCTTCGGCAGGGCTTTTTTGCTGCGGCGTCTCTTGTGTCGACGACTGGCTTTGAGCTGCGCCATGCGGATGTGACGGTTCTGCCCGGCATTCTCGTCATCTGTATCGCCCTGATCGGGGCGACGCCCTTTTCCACGGCGGGCGGTCTCAAGCTCTATCGCATAGGGGCGATGGTCCTTCAGGCCACGCGCGAGGTGGGGCGACTGATTTATCCCCATTCAATCCGCGGCGGTCGGCTCGGCCGGACCGAATATACCATCCAGCTGATGAAGGCGATCTGGGCCTCGTTCCTGCTGTCGATGATCCTTATCGCTGTGGTTACCGGCATGGTGACCTACGAGATCGGTCATTTCGATGGTGGTCTGATCGCGGCAATCTCCAACTTCTCCAACATTGGCCCGCTCTATCAGTCGGGTTGGAGTCAGACCGGGCAATGGCCGCCCTATGCCGAAATGGGGCTCACGATCAAATATGCTTTGATCATCACGATGATCCTTGGGCGGATCGAAATCATTGTGCTATTTGGTGCTTTCAATGTGAATTTTTGGCGGCGCTGA